A stretch of Paenibacillus mucilaginosus 3016 DNA encodes these proteins:
- a CDS encoding iron-sulfur cluster biosynthesis family protein, translating to MSIQFTEAAQSAIAKVRGSQGYIKLAYDSEGCGCSVSGVPTLWIVDEAGPFDLVKQGEPFDVLMEQKHEVFFEDAMKVDYQEIGHIFSLKSSGQIYNARMQLVDKRKQPVGRQAE from the coding sequence ATGAGCATTCAATTTACGGAAGCGGCGCAGTCCGCCATCGCGAAGGTGCGCGGCAGCCAGGGATATATCAAGCTTGCTTACGATTCGGAAGGATGCGGGTGCTCGGTCAGCGGCGTGCCTACGCTGTGGATCGTGGATGAGGCCGGACCGTTCGATCTCGTCAAGCAGGGCGAGCCGTTCGACGTGCTGATGGAGCAGAAGCATGAGGTGTTCTTCGAGGATGCGATGAAGGTCGACTATCAGGAGATCGGCCACATCTTCTCCCTGAAGAGCAGCGGCCAGATCTACAATGCGAGAATGCAGCTCGTCGACAAGCGGAAGCAGCCGGTGGGACGGCAGGCGGAATAA
- a CDS encoding GerAB/ArcD/ProY family transporter: protein MEESRISRTQALMLVISSITVTGHLLFIPVILNHASRDSWLSLLCAAVPALLAAYLTARLSQRFPGQSPVEYARTILGRWLGSAVSALFIFYLFHDATLSIRGFGEFFTSAITPRTPILVYMTAIIILAGYAVRSGIEVISRTNQMFLVMIIPVGILASILTHKDKDYRNFLPVLENGLQPVLMGALTLLSLYSTFIILGMLLPFAPREGRIGRASMATMLILVVMFLGPLTGPVAIFGAERSMGLSFPSFQILRDIKVGELQRLDLLGIMLWSMGSFSKIALSLFATCLGVSQWFGLKDFRVLALPVGSLMVIVSLLHSRNFLELYSFFQSTYPYYSTFCGLLLPAFLFGVAVLRRMRVPGAPAGGGERS from the coding sequence ATGGAAGAAAGCAGAATCTCGCGGACCCAGGCACTGATGCTGGTGATCTCGAGCATTACCGTCACCGGTCACCTGCTGTTCATCCCGGTGATTCTCAATCATGCTTCGAGAGACAGCTGGCTGTCCCTGCTCTGCGCGGCGGTGCCGGCCTTGCTCGCCGCCTATCTCACTGCCCGGCTCTCGCAGCGCTTTCCGGGGCAGAGCCCTGTGGAATATGCCCGCACGATTCTGGGCCGCTGGCTCGGATCGGCGGTCAGCGCTCTCTTCATTTTCTACCTGTTTCACGATGCGACGCTGTCAATCCGGGGCTTCGGCGAGTTTTTTACAAGTGCGATAACCCCAAGAACGCCCATTCTGGTCTATATGACGGCGATTATCATTCTGGCCGGCTATGCGGTCCGCTCCGGAATCGAAGTGATCTCCCGTACCAACCAAATGTTCCTGGTGATGATTATCCCCGTGGGCATCCTGGCTTCGATTCTGACGCACAAAGACAAGGATTACCGGAATTTTCTGCCGGTACTGGAGAATGGGCTGCAGCCCGTGCTGATGGGGGCCCTGACCCTGCTGTCGCTGTACAGCACCTTCATCATTCTGGGGATGCTGCTGCCCTTCGCGCCCAGAGAAGGCCGGATCGGCCGGGCCAGCATGGCCACCATGCTGATTCTCGTCGTCATGTTCCTCGGACCGCTGACCGGTCCGGTTGCAATCTTCGGTGCGGAGCGGAGCATGGGACTGAGCTTTCCTTCCTTCCAGATCCTGAGGGACATCAAGGTCGGCGAGCTGCAGCGTCTGGATCTGCTCGGGATCATGCTGTGGAGCATGGGGTCGTTCAGCAAGATCGCCCTGTCGCTGTTCGCCACCTGCCTCGGCGTCTCGCAGTGGTTCGGGCTCAAGGATTTCCGCGTGCTGGCGCTGCCCGTCGGGTCGCTCATGGTCATCGTCTCGCTGCTGCACAGCCGCAACTTTTTGGAGCTCTACAGCTTTTTTCAGAGCACCTATCCGTACTATTCCACCTTCTGCGGTCTGCTTCTGCCCGCATTCCTCTTCGGTGTTGCGGTCCTCCGGCGGATGCGGGTCCCGGGGGCTCCGGCGGGAGGAGGTGAGCGTTCATGA
- a CDS encoding HAMP domain-containing protein yields MIGRFLGRWMRSLYIQIFLSFLATCILFFGGLALFWNSYFTDFFYKDKKELLRSRSAEVVKLLPSYEDGSVSNREMRFGTRIIARGFNGMIWLVDAKGTVLSGSSEREGSTLPEELKGLFADGLNGGSGFYAATLKGEPFPVGGGSVVPPFGQGGGGGGGSGGSRSGSPPENNAAAGTGTDPGRQEAGRSGAAPAETTAAAPGAAPGNPVPLPDRLGLVGPADESLLVYYTPAELHGEPIVILMLMPALEVSEALSAVRLNILVPLLFSMIAVGAILFILSRKLAGPLQRMSRAALEVADGDFTTRVPRHLAG; encoded by the coding sequence ATGATCGGGCGCTTCCTCGGCCGTTGGATGCGGAGCCTGTACATCCAGATCTTCCTGTCGTTCCTGGCCACCTGCATCCTGTTCTTCGGTGGTCTGGCGCTGTTCTGGAATTCCTACTTCACCGACTTCTTCTATAAGGACAAAAAGGAGCTGCTCCGTTCCCGGTCGGCCGAGGTGGTGAAGCTGCTGCCGTCGTATGAAGACGGCTCCGTCTCCAACCGGGAGATGCGCTTCGGCACCCGGATCATCGCCCGCGGCTTCAACGGCATGATCTGGCTGGTCGACGCCAAGGGAACCGTGCTCAGCGGCTCGTCCGAGCGGGAGGGCTCGACACTGCCCGAGGAGCTGAAGGGCCTCTTCGCTGACGGGCTGAACGGCGGCAGCGGGTTCTACGCCGCGACGCTGAAGGGCGAGCCTTTCCCGGTGGGCGGCGGCTCGGTCGTGCCGCCGTTCGGCCAGGGCGGAGGCGGCGGTGGAGGGAGCGGGGGCAGCCGGAGCGGTTCCCCGCCCGAGAACAATGCGGCTGCGGGTACGGGCACCGATCCGGGGCGCCAGGAGGCCGGCCGGAGCGGCGCTGCGCCTGCGGAGACAACGGCTGCAGCGCCCGGCGCGGCTCCGGGGAACCCGGTGCCGCTGCCGGACCGCCTGGGCCTGGTCGGCCCGGCGGACGAGAGCCTGCTCGTGTACTATACGCCGGCCGAGCTGCACGGCGAGCCCATCGTCATCCTGATGCTGATGCCGGCCCTCGAGGTGAGTGAAGCGCTCTCCGCCGTGCGGCTCAACATCCTCGTGCCGCTGCTCTTCTCGATGATCGCCGTCGGCGCGATCCTCTTCATTCTCTCCCGCAAGCTGGCCGGGCCGCTGCAGCGGATGAGCCGTGCGGCGCTGGAGGTGGCCGACGGCGACTTCACCACGCGGGTGCCCCGTCACCTCGCGGGATGA
- a CDS encoding HAMP domain-containing sensor histidine kinase, giving the protein MRRWRWPTATSPRGCPVTSRDEVGELAGSFNFMVDQLQQWEDTRQEFLAHVSHELRSPLTSLRGLIVAMNDGIIPPDKVSHYLRICDGEVQRLQRLVNDLLDLARIQNGTDVFRLRPVKVLEHVRQTLELVRPDAEEKGLVLVMSAPSRSAAELRCELDPDRFSQVLLNLIYNAIRFTPEGGTITVELQAEEGEAAVYVRDTGIGMSEEELSRIWDRFYKADASRTGGEEGTGLGLTIVKHLVGGMNGLITAESVPGVGTAFRVAFPLHTPEHRGTGGGTEA; this is encoded by the coding sequence GTGCGGCGCTGGAGGTGGCCGACGGCGACTTCACCACGCGGGTGCCCCGTCACCTCGCGGGATGAGGTCGGCGAGCTGGCCGGCTCCTTCAACTTCATGGTCGACCAGCTTCAGCAGTGGGAGGATACGCGCCAGGAGTTCCTGGCCCATGTGTCGCATGAGCTCCGCTCGCCGCTGACTTCCCTGCGCGGGCTGATCGTTGCGATGAATGACGGCATCATCCCGCCGGACAAGGTGTCGCATTACCTGCGCATCTGTGACGGGGAGGTGCAGCGGCTGCAGCGGCTCGTGAACGATCTGCTCGATCTGGCGCGGATCCAGAACGGTACGGATGTGTTCCGGCTTCGGCCGGTTAAGGTCTTGGAGCATGTCCGGCAGACACTGGAGCTGGTCCGCCCGGATGCGGAAGAGAAGGGGCTTGTGCTGGTCATGAGCGCGCCTTCGCGCTCCGCGGCGGAACTGCGGTGCGAGCTTGATCCGGACCGCTTCTCCCAGGTGCTGCTCAACCTGATCTATAACGCGATCCGTTTTACCCCTGAGGGCGGGACGATCACGGTAGAGCTTCAAGCCGAGGAGGGGGAGGCGGCCGTCTATGTCCGCGATACCGGCATCGGCATGTCGGAGGAGGAGCTGTCCCGGATCTGGGACCGCTTCTACAAGGCGGATGCCTCCCGGACCGGCGGGGAAGAGGGTACCGGACTCGGCCTCACGATCGTGAAGCATCTGGTCGGCGGCATGAACGGGCTGATTACGGCGGAGAGCGTGCCGGGAGTGGGAACGGCGTTCCGTGTGGCGTTCCCGCTGCATACGCCGGAACATCGCGGAACGGGCGGTGGAACTGAGGCCTGA
- a CDS encoding beta-class carbonic anhydrase has protein sequence MSGLLGDILEFNRSFVEQKKYEPYLTSKFPEKKIVVLTCMDTRLVELLPACMNIKNGDVKMIKAAGGFVSTPFGGIMRSIIVAIYELGAEEVYVIGHYDCGMSSVNPEKMKDKFVARGVKSDTLQTLEYSGVDINRWLKGFNDVTDSVKGSVSLINHHPLVPDIPVHGLVIDPVTGRLDLVVDGYAKKTEDSASAGE, from the coding sequence ATGTCCGGTCTGCTCGGAGACATTCTGGAGTTTAACCGCTCTTTTGTGGAACAAAAGAAATACGAACCTTATCTCACATCCAAATTCCCTGAAAAGAAAATCGTCGTGCTGACCTGCATGGATACGCGGCTGGTCGAACTGCTTCCGGCTTGTATGAATATCAAGAACGGCGACGTCAAAATGATCAAGGCGGCGGGCGGCTTCGTGTCCACGCCGTTCGGCGGCATTATGCGAAGCATCATTGTGGCAATCTATGAGCTCGGTGCCGAGGAAGTATATGTCATCGGGCACTACGACTGCGGCATGAGCAGCGTCAACCCCGAGAAGATGAAAGACAAGTTCGTTGCGCGAGGCGTCAAGAGCGATACGCTGCAGACGCTGGAATACTCCGGCGTTGATATCAACCGCTGGCTCAAAGGCTTCAATGATGTGACGGACAGCGTGAAGGGCAGCGTCAGCCTCATCAACCACCATCCGCTGGTGCCGGATATCCCGGTGCACGGCCTGGTCATCGACCCGGTCACGGGACGGCTCGATCTGGTCGTGGACGGATACGCCAAGAAGACGGAAGACAGCGCCTCAGCAGGGGAATAA
- a CDS encoding carboxypeptidase M32 yields MTTLSRPITWEQFKKYLKKMKSYEEAIGLIYWDMRTGAPKKGIENRSEVVGELSGELFKMSVSDEMGAYIEHFTSPEGSKDLGDTDRRIVRECQREYDRSRKIPPDKYQAYVVLTSQAEAAWEDAKHSSDWDSFRPYLEKIVQTNLEFVELWGYEGHKYNTLLDMYEPGMTVEKLDEVFGALRAQVVPLLAEIQKSAHQPDTGFLKQTFEKEKQKRFSLYILEQMGYDFEAGRLDETVHPFATGLNPGDVRITTRYLTDDVNSALFGTIHEGGHALYEQNISEELLGTPLCTGTSMGIHESQSRFWENVIGRSRPFWSRYFGEVQKTYPGQFDDVTAEGFYRATNEVKPSLIRIEADELTYNLHIMIRYEIEKALFSGEAKVADLPELWNAKYREYLGIEPSNNGEGVLQDVHWSGGAFGYFPSYALGNMYAAQFTRALQKDLGDIDALVSEGNLLPIKAWLTDKIYKYGKSRTPNELVLEVTGEELNPQYLVDYLRTKYSDIYKL; encoded by the coding sequence ATGACAACCTTGAGCCGGCCGATTACGTGGGAACAGTTCAAGAAGTACCTGAAGAAGATGAAGAGCTATGAGGAAGCGATCGGCCTCATCTATTGGGATATGCGGACCGGAGCGCCCAAGAAGGGCATCGAGAACCGGTCGGAAGTGGTGGGCGAGCTGTCGGGCGAGCTGTTCAAAATGTCCGTTTCGGACGAGATGGGGGCCTATATCGAGCACTTCACCTCGCCGGAGGGCAGCAAGGACCTCGGCGATACGGACCGTCGGATCGTCCGGGAGTGCCAGAGGGAGTATGACCGCAGCCGGAAGATCCCGCCGGACAAATACCAGGCGTATGTGGTGCTGACCTCACAGGCGGAAGCGGCCTGGGAAGACGCCAAACACAGCTCCGACTGGGACTCGTTCCGGCCTTACCTGGAGAAGATCGTCCAGACCAACCTGGAGTTCGTGGAGCTGTGGGGCTATGAGGGCCACAAATACAATACACTGCTCGACATGTACGAACCGGGCATGACGGTAGAGAAGCTCGACGAAGTGTTCGGCGCCCTGCGCGCCCAAGTCGTGCCGCTGCTCGCCGAAATTCAGAAGTCGGCCCACCAGCCGGACACCGGCTTCCTGAAGCAGACGTTCGAAAAGGAAAAACAAAAGCGGTTCAGCTTATACATACTGGAGCAGATGGGCTATGACTTCGAAGCGGGCCGGCTGGACGAGACGGTGCATCCGTTCGCCACAGGCCTGAACCCCGGCGACGTCCGGATCACGACGCGCTATCTCACCGATGACGTGAACAGCGCGCTGTTCGGTACGATTCACGAAGGCGGCCATGCGCTCTACGAACAGAATATCTCGGAGGAGCTGCTCGGCACCCCGCTGTGCACCGGCACGTCGATGGGCATCCATGAGTCCCAGTCGCGCTTCTGGGAGAACGTCATCGGCCGCAGCCGGCCGTTCTGGAGCCGCTACTTCGGCGAGGTCCAGAAGACCTACCCGGGGCAGTTCGACGACGTGACTGCCGAAGGGTTCTACCGCGCGACCAACGAAGTGAAACCGTCCTTGATCCGCATCGAGGCCGACGAGCTCACCTACAACCTGCATATCATGATCCGCTACGAGATCGAGAAGGCGCTGTTCAGCGGCGAAGCGAAGGTGGCGGACCTGCCGGAGCTGTGGAACGCCAAGTACCGTGAATACCTCGGCATCGAGCCTTCGAATAACGGCGAAGGGGTGCTGCAGGATGTGCACTGGTCCGGCGGGGCGTTCGGCTACTTCCCGTCTTATGCGCTCGGTAACATGTATGCCGCACAGTTCACGCGCGCACTGCAGAAGGACCTCGGCGACATCGACGCGCTGGTGAGCGAGGGCAATCTGCTGCCGATCAAGGCGTGGCTTACGGATAAAATCTACAAGTACGGCAAAAGCCGGACACCGAACGAGCTGGTACTCGAGGTAACCGGCGAGGAGCTCAATCCGCAGTATCTGGTCGACTACCTCCGCACGAAGTATTCGGACATTTACAAGCTGTAA